A genomic window from Mesorhizobium sp. 131-2-1 includes:
- a CDS encoding adenylate/guanylate cyclase domain-containing protein — MERRLTAILAADVVGYSRLMGLDEAGTLSALKTHRREMADAKIAEHRGRIVKLTGDGMLVEFPSVVNAVACAAEIQRKMRERNVDVSEDRRIEFRIGVHLGDIIVEDNDIYGDGVNIAARIESMARPGGVAVSGSVRDNVGNRLDLTFEDTGEQILKNIERPVRVYNVDLFADAAPRSIASIAREKAEPAARAKPSIAVLPFNNMSGDPEQEYFSDGITEDIITDLSKVGALAVTARNTTFALKGKAMDVSEAARQLRVSHVLEGSVRKAGSRVRITAQLIDGMSGHHLWAERYDRDLNDIFALQDEIARAIVDALKIQLMPAEHAAIGKRTTDNVEAYQYYLMGRQHFLRLGRRNHLSARRLYQRALEIDPEYALARAGLALAEGMLLRSGDRSANLVTLSAEAQRALALDSTLAEAHVADAMVHFQKEKIELAGVACRRAIALDPNLYEAHRTLGDVLRMERKFAEAAAAYEKAAEVDRNSYGAMCMLWDCRKTLGDEEEAHRLSQGVLTRIEKAMQLYPDDGAAYAYGCYILHNLGLDERAVEWAERAITIDPEDYNSHYNVACFLAAIGAVEKAIDTLEHSVPQLGLQQVHWMAQDVDMNPLRDHPRYLELIERLEISLAEAEG; from the coding sequence ATGGAGCGCCGGCTTACCGCGATCCTCGCTGCCGATGTGGTCGGCTACTCCAGGCTCATGGGGCTGGACGAGGCGGGCACGCTGTCGGCGCTGAAGACCCACCGACGCGAGATGGCGGACGCCAAGATTGCTGAACATCGGGGGCGGATCGTCAAGCTCACCGGCGATGGCATGCTGGTCGAGTTCCCAAGCGTGGTGAACGCCGTGGCGTGTGCCGCCGAGATCCAGCGCAAAATGCGCGAGCGCAATGTCGACGTTTCGGAAGACAGGCGGATCGAGTTCCGCATCGGCGTCCATCTCGGCGATATCATTGTCGAGGACAACGACATTTACGGCGACGGCGTCAACATCGCGGCGCGTATCGAGAGCATGGCCAGGCCGGGCGGCGTAGCAGTGTCCGGTTCGGTCCGCGACAATGTCGGCAACCGGCTCGACTTGACCTTCGAGGATACGGGCGAGCAAATACTGAAGAACATCGAGCGGCCGGTCAGGGTCTATAACGTCGACCTCTTCGCTGACGCGGCGCCCCGATCCATTGCCTCGATCGCTCGAGAGAAAGCCGAGCCGGCCGCCCGTGCCAAGCCGTCGATCGCCGTCCTTCCCTTCAACAACATGAGCGGCGACCCCGAGCAGGAATACTTCTCCGACGGAATCACCGAGGACATCATCACCGACCTCAGCAAGGTCGGGGCACTGGCGGTCACTGCGCGCAACACAACCTTCGCCCTCAAAGGCAAGGCAATGGACGTGAGCGAAGCGGCGCGGCAATTGCGAGTTTCGCATGTGCTGGAAGGCAGCGTGCGCAAGGCGGGAAGTCGCGTTCGGATCACCGCGCAGTTGATCGACGGGATGAGTGGGCATCATCTGTGGGCCGAGCGCTACGACCGTGATCTCAACGACATATTCGCCCTTCAGGACGAGATCGCGCGGGCCATCGTCGATGCCCTGAAAATCCAGCTGATGCCGGCCGAGCATGCTGCCATCGGCAAGCGCACGACCGACAACGTTGAAGCCTATCAATATTACCTGATGGGACGGCAGCATTTCTTGCGCCTGGGCCGTCGCAATCACCTTTCCGCCCGGCGCCTCTACCAGCGAGCGCTCGAGATCGATCCCGAATACGCGCTGGCGCGGGCCGGGCTGGCGCTGGCTGAAGGCATGTTGCTGAGATCCGGAGATCGCAGCGCAAATCTTGTCACCTTGAGCGCCGAGGCGCAGCGCGCACTGGCATTGGACTCGACGCTGGCGGAAGCTCACGTGGCTGACGCGATGGTACATTTCCAGAAGGAGAAGATCGAACTGGCAGGCGTTGCCTGCCGGCGAGCAATCGCGCTCGATCCCAATCTCTACGAGGCGCACAGGACCTTGGGCGACGTGCTGCGCATGGAGCGCAAGTTTGCAGAGGCCGCGGCCGCATATGAAAAGGCGGCGGAGGTTGATCGCAACAGCTATGGTGCGATGTGCATGCTCTGGGATTGCCGCAAGACCCTGGGCGACGAGGAGGAGGCCCACAGGCTTTCACAGGGGGTGCTGACCCGCATCGAGAAAGCCATGCAATTGTATCCGGACGATGGGGCAGCCTATGCCTATGGCTGCTACATCCTCCATAATCTCGGCCTGGACGAACGCGCCGTCGAATGGGCTGAGCGCGCGATCACCATCGATCCGGAGGACTATAACAGTCACTACAATGTCGCGTGTTTCCTGGCTGCGATCGGCGCCGTCGAAAAGGCGATCGACACGCTGGAGCACAGCGTGCCGCAGCTTGGATTGCAGCAAGTGCACTGGATGGCGCAGGACGTGGATATGAATCCGCTGCGCGATCATCCGCGCTATCTGGAGCTGATCGAGCGCCTGGAGATCAGTTTGGCCGAGGCGGAAGGCTGA
- a CDS encoding D-Ala-D-Ala carboxypeptidase family metallohydrolase produces the protein MSVGMPAYNTTSTEMSAATSARPAGSTDSSLQATSASSEAVSTVMDDSDKPLPEKVAYVPVTKPGAAFPINVPAGADSIAGNTPQPLVQPAQTAEQTQAVAQQVAAGDATASAAKPQAEAAAQPMNNGVYVTAGEAPQQQISAPKKGLFASLFSTTPASAAPAPLVNTRSGDQPAVAKAPAKPIITLASATPAEKPVQLASLDDPSNHITGADALPGVRQTALFEIKRKSGIDDESDVDLNEDEGSGGLYQVASAAGMARLAPNGLLKQNESVDVACLKPSLVRVLKTIEGHYGRKMMVTSGYRDPARNRRANGAKNSLHMYCAAADIQVPGVSKWELASYIRSMPGRGGVGTYCHTESVHVDVGPERDWNWRCRRRSGGGDG, from the coding sequence ATGTCGGTCGGCATGCCTGCCTATAATACCACCTCCACCGAGATGAGCGCGGCAACCAGTGCCAGGCCGGCAGGCTCGACCGATTCGTCGCTGCAGGCAACTTCCGCCTCTTCGGAGGCGGTATCGACCGTGATGGACGATAGCGACAAGCCCTTGCCTGAAAAGGTCGCCTACGTACCGGTGACCAAGCCCGGGGCGGCCTTCCCGATCAACGTGCCCGCCGGCGCCGACAGCATTGCCGGCAACACGCCGCAGCCGCTGGTGCAGCCCGCCCAGACGGCCGAGCAAACGCAAGCCGTCGCCCAACAGGTCGCCGCCGGCGACGCCACCGCGAGCGCGGCCAAGCCGCAGGCCGAGGCGGCCGCGCAGCCAATGAACAACGGCGTCTACGTGACAGCGGGCGAAGCTCCGCAGCAGCAGATCAGCGCACCGAAGAAGGGCCTGTTCGCCTCGCTGTTCAGCACCACGCCTGCCTCGGCGGCGCCGGCGCCGCTGGTCAACACGCGCTCGGGCGACCAGCCGGCCGTCGCCAAGGCGCCTGCCAAGCCGATCATCACGCTGGCTTCCGCAACCCCGGCCGAAAAGCCGGTGCAACTGGCCTCGCTCGACGACCCGAGCAATCATATCACCGGCGCCGATGCCCTGCCCGGCGTGCGCCAGACCGCGCTGTTCGAGATCAAGCGCAAGTCCGGCATCGACGATGAGAGCGACGTCGACCTCAACGAGGACGAAGGCTCGGGCGGCCTCTACCAGGTGGCCTCGGCCGCCGGCATGGCGCGGCTCGCGCCGAACGGCCTGTTGAAGCAGAACGAGAGCGTCGACGTCGCCTGCCTGAAGCCGTCGCTGGTGCGCGTGCTGAAGACGATCGAGGGTCACTACGGCCGCAAGATGATGGTCACCTCCGGCTATCGCGACCCGGCCCGCAACCGCCGCGCCAACGGCGCCAAGAATTCGCTGCACATGTATTGCGCCGCCGCCGACATCCAGGTTCCCGGCGTCTCCAAATGGGAGCTGGCGAGCTATATCCGCTCGATGCCAGGCCGCGGCGGCGTCGGCACCTACTGCCACACCGAATCCGTCCATGTCGACGTCGGCCCCGAGCGCGACTGGAACTGGCGCTGCCGTCGGCGCAGCGGCGGTGGTGACGGCTGA